From one Rosa rugosa chromosome 4, drRosRugo1.1, whole genome shotgun sequence genomic stretch:
- the LOC133742233 gene encoding uncharacterized protein LOC133742233 isoform X2, producing MSAEVVEHVKLAEERDGVGENERELGLQCREPVREDEQSKVIDDENGCPDEDQDEVIGQLIQEDGVIDLTEQILQLGKQCQENGSSIATSFGSSGEGKCKETEEQQVEVTKQQLQHGEQSRELILEKEDSFVIEYQQNGSPEPQYEGQDEANGEKNHKQMQVTEVIVAEQTCKAEIEVTEQQSEYRPQSQEPIQADHQLGLGDEQQNEVIGQKMQEIALVIEEQDTVEEKYRVTEGQVEVSEQWLQFCQEFVQEEQHSLLIDYKDGSLEKHIEQQDIVNEQKSQKQMQVTAVIVENYNVAEQTCKVENGLRNQEEQNIKVIDNVNECPDEQQGEVIGHQVQNQMQEIALIVEKQNVAVQKYEVTEQQIEDGHQSQEPIQEVQKNKVSKAQVQVTEQQPEYGQQSREPIQEEQHDKMAEGESGSPNEKQGDVNGHHIQIQCQEFIAENQNVAVEKYKVTEEQVEVIEQQTECGQQNQEPIQEQNSKVIDYQNGLSKPENEQKDEVNGQKNKSQIQVITEIVDNHNVAELFHEVTKEQEVEVIEQQRDHGQQSQEEQNSKVIDCQDGYPMQQNEQLDGVNGNQVQNQMQDIVVSVEKQIDAKLKYKVPEDQMEEPCHSTEQQCEVTKEHIEGIKRQIQFQEEVVEGIDKLTTAEAQQVENVSELQEQIELLRTILNAGSMQESICKKQEKAAAIAVNSTPLTRQKLPYQSSSTFSRENCLELLRMTHKLQEKTHRVQESLLDLLTTRELNHTTPNSFVDLEETTMPIADSCGEREYMDCGFPAQMKHHQLRQLRPWCKKASESDCRVSKEPNCQEQQHRDPVQEKSKCDGQVVELSCQTQQQSRELAQQRELPPQGQRRSKSESLLTTSVVDLSPRRNQDSQQLNTGVTEKPQKLKTSAKKTGQTQLQQRQLRSRGKILSECKQVTTRSMAGSSPSQPFYELYQLISSTARSQVEKPGIENSSQSKKQPANHSNRRKRGTPEPTTMPNAIGPILPCKKLALGCQNVELPTPEACEDVGPTIMDKSSQPVVQSTDHHGQQKMLKSKPTTMAESPQLNSASEEDLPQTAKELQQKQLCHMNLRSRSQAASQSELVVSMAQSLPSEHHYEQPQEMKHQGLRRPKLTSHNQHNGELQLPKHPEQPQKPRGRPSKRKLDVAATEDVSLPAKYQKLQEEPENQRQERPPKLERNMVLGLFAASKYEPAPSMTESPFLKLNPDNEHHVELQPLKHPEQPQKRRGRPRKLNPDNELVKNCRTQSTLSSHKREDELQLPKQPEQPQNPKRRRGRPCNISVNELKHEMSQRERRQSKRLKEQKEATM from the exons ATGTCTGCCGAAGTAGTTGAACATGTAAAATTAGCCGAAGAACGAGATGGAGTTGGTGAAAATGAGAGAGAATTAGGGTTGCAATGTCGAGAACCGGTTCGAGAAGATGAGCAGAGTAAGGTCATTGATGATGAGAATGGATGTCCTGATGAGGATCAAGATGAGGTGATTGGACAACTGATTCAGGAGGATGGAGTGATTGACTTGACTGAGCAAATACTACAACTTGGGAAGCAATGTCAGGAAAATGGTTCTTCAATTGCTACATCTTTCGGCTCATCCGGAGAAGGGAAATGCAAAGAGACTGAAGAACAACAAGTTGAAGTGACTAAGCAACAACTACAACATGGGGAGCAAAGTCGAGAACTTATTCTAGAAAAAGAAGATAGCTTTGTGATTGAGTATCAACAAAATGGTTCGCCGGAGCCACAGTATGAGGGGCAAGATGAAGCGAATGGAGAGAAGAACCACAAGCAAATGCAAGTAACTGAAGTGATTGTTGCAGAACAGACATGTAAAGCAGAAATTGAGGTTACTGAACAACAGAGTGAATATAGGCCGCAAAGTCAAGAACCAATTCAAGCAGACCATCAACTTGGGTTGGGAGATGAGCAGCAAAATGAAGTTATTGGACAAAAAATGCAAGAAATTGCATTGGTTATTGAAGAGCAGGATACTGTGGAAGAGAAGTATAGAGTGACTGAAGGACAAGTTGAAGTGAGTGAACAATGGCTGCAATTTTGTCAGGAATTTGTTCAAGAAGAGCAACATAGTTTACTGATTGACTATAAAGATGGTTCTTTGGAGAAACATATTGAACAGCAAGATATAGTCAATGAACAGAAAAGTCAAAAGCAGATGCAAGTAACTGCAGTCATTGTTGAGAACTATAATGTTGCAGAACAGACATGTAAAGTAGAAAATGGGCTGCGCAATCAAGAAGAACAGAATATTAAGGTGATTGACAATGTAAATGAATGTCCAGATGAGCAGCAAGGTGAAGTGATTGGACATCAAGTTCAGAACCAAATGCAAGAAATTGCATTGATTGTTGAAAAGCAGAATGTTGCGGTACAGAAATATGAAGTGACCGAACAACAGATAGAAGATGGGCATCAAAGTCAAGAACCAATTCAAGAGGTACAGAAAAATAAGGTGAGCAAAGCACAAGTTCAAGTGACTGAACAACAACCAGAATATGGACAGCAAAGTCGAGAACCGATTCAAGAAGAACAGCATGATAAGATGGCGGAAGGTGAAAGTGGATCTCCAAATGAGAAGCAAGGTGATGTGAATGGACATCACATTCAGATACAATGTCAAGAGTTTATTGCTGAAAATCAGAATGTTGCAGTAGAGAAGTATAAAGTGACTGAAGAACAAGTTGAAGTGATTGAACAGCAGACAGAATGTGGACAGCAAAACCAAGAACCAATTCAAGAACAGAACAGTAAGGTGATTGACTATCAAAATGGATTGTCAAAGCCAGAAAATGAACAGAAAGATGAAGTGAATGgacagaaaaataaaagtcaaaTACAAGTAATTACTGAGATTGTTGATAATCACAATGTTGCAGAGCTTTTTCATGAGGTGACCAAAGAACAAGAAGTTGAAGTAATTGAACAACAGAGAGACCATGGGCAGCAAAGTCAAGAAGAACAGAATAGTAAGGTGATTGACTGTCAAGATGGATATCCAATGCAACAAAATGAACAGCTAGATGGCGTAAATGGCAATCAAGTTCAAAATCAAATGCAAGATATCGTAGTGAGTGTTGAAAAGCAGATTGATGCTAAACTGAAATATAAAGTGCCTGAAGATCAAATGGAAGAACCGTGTCATAGTACAGAACAACAATGTGAAGTGACCAAAGAACATATTGAAGGCATTAAAAGacaaattcaattccaagaagaAGTAGTTGAAGGGATTGACAAGCTGACTACAGCAGAAGCACAGCAAGTTGAGAATGTTTCAGAATTGCAAGAGCAAATTGAGTTATTAAGGACGATCCTTAATGCTGG CAGTATGCAGGAGTCGATTTGCAAGAAGCAAGAGAAAGCTGCAGCCATAGCCGTTAATTCAACTCCTCTTACTAGGCAGAAACTGCCCTACCAAAGTTCATCAACTTTCTCTAGG GAGAATTGTTTAGAATTGTTGAGGATGACGCATAAACTTCAGGAAAAGACACATAGGGTGCAGGAAAGTTTGTTGGATCTCTTGACCACTAGAGAGTTAAACCATACAACTCCCAACTCTTTTGTGGACTTAGAGGAAACAACAATGCCAATTGCTGATTCTTGTGGAGAGAGGGAATACATGGATTGTGGTTTTCCGGCACAAATGAAGCACCACCAGCTGAGGCAACTACGTCCATGGTGTAAAAAAGCATCTGAATCTGATTGCAGAGTATCGAAGGAACCTAACTGTCAG GAGCAGCAGCACAGAGATCCAGTACAGGAAAAAAGTAAGTGTGATGGTCAAGTAGTTGAGTTATCATGTCAAACACAGCAACAGTCACGGGAACTAGCACAGCAGAGGGAATTGCCTCCCCAGGGCCAGAGGCGGTCCAAATCTGAATCGTTACTCACTACATCTGTGGTGGACTTATCACCAAGAAGGAATCAGGATTCCCAGCAATTAAACACTGGAGTAACTGAAAAGCCTCAAAAACTGAAGACATCAGCAAAGAAAACAGGCCAAACACAGCTGCAGCAGAGGCAACTTAGATCTCGAGGAAAAATTTTGTCTGAATGTAAACAAGTAACAACTAGATCTATGGCAGGTTCATCACCCTCACAGCCTTTTTATGAGCTGTATCAGTTGATTTCAAGTACTGCAAGGTCTCAAGTGGAAAAGCCGGGAATAGAAAATTCATCTCAATCGAAGAAGCAACCAGCAAATCACTCTAATCGGCGAAAGCGGGGAACACCAGAGCCTACAACAATGCCAAATGCCATTGGTCCAATCCTCCCTTGCAAGAAACTAGCGTTAGGCTGTCAGAATGTAGAACTTCCCACTCCTGAAGCATGTGAAGATGTAGGACCAACAATCATGGACAAGTCATCTCAACCGGTGGTGCAAAGTACAGATCATCATGGTCAACAAAAGATGTTGAAATCCAAGCCAACAACAATGGCAGAAAGTCCACAGCTCAATTCAGCATCAGAGGAAGATCTTCCTCAAACAGCAAAAGAGCTGCAACAGAAGCAGCTGTGCCATATGAACTTACGTTCACGCAGCCAAGCTGCATCACAATCTGAGCTTGTTGTATCGATGGCACAATCATTGCCCTCGGAGCACCATTATGAGCAGCCACAAGAAATGAAGCATCAAGGCCTACGGAGGCCTAAGTTGACTTCACACAATCAGCATAATGGTGAGCTTCAGCTTCCAAAACATCCTGAGCAGCCACAGAAACCAAGAGGGAGGCCTTCTAAACGAAAACTGGATGTGGCTGCGACTGAAGATGTATCATTGCCTGCTAAGTATCAGAAGCTGCAGGAAGAACCAGAAAATCAAAGACAAGAGAGGCCTCCTAAGTTGGAAAGAAATATGGTTTTGGGTCTTTTTGCTGCATCAAAATATGAACCTGCTCCATCGATGACAGAATCACCGTTTTTAAAGCTGAATCCAGATAATGAGCATCATGTTGAGCTGCAGCCCCTGAAGCATCCTGAGCAACCACAAAAACGAAGGGGGAGGCCTCGAAAGTTGAATCCAGATAATGAGCTTGTGAAGAACTGCCGCACCCAAAGTACCTTGAGCAGCCACAAAAGGGAAGACGAACTGCAGCTGCCAAAGCAACCTGAGCAGCCACAAAATCCAAAAAGACGACGAGGGAGGCCCTGTAACATCTCAGTGAACGAGCTGAAGCATGAAATGAGTCAGAGGGAAAGGCGTCAAAGCAAGCGACTGAAGGAACAGAAGGAAGCGACTATGTAA